In Raphanus sativus cultivar WK10039 unplaced genomic scaffold, ASM80110v3 Scaffold1524, whole genome shotgun sequence, the sequence GAAGTTGAGACTTCAGGTGGAGCTGTTGACGAAACAGCTGACAAGCTGTTGATGCAGATGTTGAACAAGGTGAAAGTCTTGAAGGATGTCGGCTAGGAATGGACAGAGTATGAAGAAGAATAGTGCCACCTGCACGGTACTCTGTCCAAGGATGTAGCAGGTTTTATGCTATATGTAGCTGATGATGTATGTGCTGAAGAACCTCGAGACAATCATGGAGCGATGAGCAGCAAAATAAATTGGTCAATGGAATGAATCATGGGGTGAAGAGATGACTTCACTGGATAAGAACCAAACCTGGAAGCTTGTGAGAAGGCCTGAGAAGCGTGAAGCGATTGGCTGCAAGTGGATGTGTTAAACTGGAGTCTGGTACAACTGGTGTTGAGAAGCCTGGATTCGAGGCTTGGTTAAGTTGCAAAGGAATATTCTCAGAGAAAGAGAATTGATTATCAAGATGTGTTCTCACCCATCGTGAGACATGTATCTGTGAGGTTTTCTGCTACAGAGAACTTTGACTTTGAGCAACTTGGTGTAAACCGGCCTTTCTTCATGGAGTATTTGAAGAATGGATTTACATGAAGCAACCAGAAGGATTTCAGCTTGATGGAAGAGAAGATCACGTGTGTCTACTTCATAAGAGGAGTGTGTCAACACCTGCTGGTGTACACTTCAGAGCGTCTGCTGTAGTAGATGATGAAGCAGAGATGAATGGATGATATTCCATGTACAAGGAGTGATCTGTTATATGGGTTGGTTAGCAGGTTTATGAGTAAGCCTGGGATGGTTCATTGGACTGCGTGGGAGTTGAGATACCTCACGGGAACACAAGATCAGACTATGCTTCAGAGAAGAATGAAGTGTTTATAGTTGAAGGATTTtgtgattcggatctttgcttCCTGTTTTGGACAAAAGATTGTTGATCTCGGATTATGTTTACATGGCTGGTGGTGATACAATCAGCTGGAGATCAAGACTACAAACTGTAGTGACTCTGTCAACGACTAAAGCAGAGTGTATGGCGCTGGTTGGAGGTGTCATAGAAGTGGCGCTGGTAGGAGGTGTCATAGAAGGAATGTGGTTAAAAGTGGCTTAGTGTAAGAGCTTGGATTCAAGCAAGACACGGTGGTGATATCGTGTGACTCTCAACGTTCATTGTTTCCAGTAAAGAACAATGTGGATCGTGAGAAGGCTAAGCACGTCAGCAGAAAGGTGCACTTCATCAAGGATATCGCTCAAGGTGATGCAAGTGTGTAGAAGTTAAATACTTCAAGAGATCCTGCTGATATTGTAACCAAGGTGGTTCCTGAGTTTGAGGAAGCTGTTAAATTTCTTGGGATGGTCGAGAGCATCGACTTCATCTGGCAAAGCACGAGTTTGCTTAACCTAAGTAGTGGATCATGTTTGATGTCATCAAGGTGGAGTTTGTTGGGATTCGAGACTACTTCAGAGACTACGTCAGCGAATACTTCAGGGACTTCGTCaagatttggtgatggaaatcaaacaagatcgcataacttaaaccaagacaaggatgtcatattaggaaaaggaaatatcactttattgaaggtgataggttcctggaaatattacttctcatggagttatggaagttgcaagtattttggaatatttcctaataggtttatggaaaggggcgaatgccctaatccaactaggttaatgtaataaactcctACTATATAAGAGGAGCTCGTGTGTACTCTTTTCTTAGAAACTTGGCAAGGTCCGAAAGGTCCAAAAGTGACCAAGCAAGCCGGCTTGTGgcttgtgtgagagagagagagaggtgctatgtctttgtacttgagattatagtgaattgcctcattgccaggccccagggacgtaaccacgtttaggtgaaccctgggatatcaaattcttgtgtctatcttctataattccgtgttcttcttctgttctccatagatctacaaactcatacttttaacgtactacgacaagtgcatcagaaagtgcttcagcgagtttgtgtggtgagttttcCCAACACTTGCATGAGACGAAAAACCAACGTTGATAATCaattttggtaaaaatatttttgttctcATAGTTGTAGACTCAATACATGCAGTAgactatatatatgtaaaattagtTCAGTGAATTATATTTAGCTctcttttagtttattttacaaaacattttttttattaaaatgatgtttttgtaaaaagagaagacattttcttctttttacaaGACAAACAGAGTTGAAGAGTGAACAAGGCACATACACAATACACGCACAAGACAAGATCACACAtactgtgacaaaaaaaaaaaaaaaaaaaaaaagacaagccACGCATAACTAGCTATATATCGACAGGGATTGTTATCAAAATGATAGAACAACAAAGAACGGAAGGTATCGATTTGATCATGAGGCTGCGTGGCTGATAAGTGACAAATAGCATGTATCTCGAGCTGATTTCGCCTTGCTAAGATCCACCGCCGCCGGATCTTGATTTACTAGGTGATGCTACAGATCGCACTGTTGGATAAATTAACTTTAGTTAGTAAAATAAAACGGAATATACGGAGCAAAATCGGATGATAATAAATAGTTAGGACTCCTTACAAAGTTTCCGGAATTGGTATGGTTGAGTTGAAGCTGCATAAGATGAAATTACCAAAGAGAGAACCAGAAACAAAGCAACCAACCAcaaatttatattcattttcttGTGTCTCTGTGTTGGTGtctttattagttattttaggtGTGTAATGTGTCCAGTTACAGATTAAAACGTGAGGTTTATATAATGAGCAGGCAGCGTATGGAAAATTGGAAATCATATAGCCTGACCTGAAGAAGAGTCCTGACGTAGACAAACATGTGCTTATTCTTTTAACGTGTTAACTTATGTCTTTGTCCTTCACTTACGATGGTCTTCATTAAACTCGATTTAATCCGTGACTTCGTCAGTCTTCACAATAGCCTATATGGTAGAGATCCAATAAACACACAAGAAACCCTGTTTAGTGGGGGAGATTATGTCTGatcttttagtttttctttttctaaatagAACTATACAAGTGAGAACTGAAATCAATCATGATAGGCAAAATAGAAAAAGTTGTGGGTAGTGATTGgggatttgaattttaaaaatttaaagacttTACAATGATCTAAAGTTtgtaaattcaatattttaccAATTACACTTTGGATTTCCTAAACTTTCTCAAGTCCCTAAAAACATTAAAAGCTTTAACTTCTATTTTCTCTTCACgtttctttgctttttttttttaagctaGAACTAGATTGTGATGAAAGGGCAgggtttttttgttgttttttcagtATAAAGATTAACTattattccctctgttttttaaagatgtatgttttaggaattttttttgtttcaaaaagatgtatttttcatattttcaatgtgatttttgtcaactaattatgaataattgtgaatctcaaaaacattaattgtatttcttgaaattttattggtttagaaatataggaaatataaaataacaaaaaactatgcactaataagtaaaatttaatatgttttattaaaaagtgtgaaaatctcaaaacatgtattatttaaaaacagagggagtatttgtcAGGTTGTTCGTAATCAAGTGGCAACTGAGCTTTTCCTTCGGATCCTGACATTAAGAGTTCGATCTCTTcttacctcagtttgaggatttAGGTCCAAAGTTatcattgacaaaaaaaaaaaattaactattattcgttttattatataaactgtaacatgatcaagtttcaattatACGGGTTTGTAATAGTGTATACTGTATAGCGAAATTTAAAATGCATCATACAaccgttttatgtttgtaaataagttaaacaatgtTTTATCCGAAATTTTTACttgggctattatataattttaaagatttataattatataaattattgctaaacatataaagtggtcaatattttgttttctcttaaaaataaaaataaatagaacaaaTATTTGGTCAAAAGTGATTTACatgaatttataactttttattaaagaacatataattaactttttttttgaaaataatgtttgaattttaaaaagtgtttttaTATTCGACCCAGATCTGCTGAACTGGTAGACCCGTACCATGTATATAATCTAGTTcggatttaatgaaaaaatcgtTAATTAAAATTCCGATAGAACCTGGTAAAAACcccaaaatttattattaaccTGTGATCTAATACCAATGAtcaaataaaacacaaaatatctgatattatttttattttttattaaattaatcacaTACTTTTTAATACTACATAAATGTGTGGTCTTTAAACTTAGACTCAACTTTTATTAtgtcatccaaataaaaaaaagataatataaaaacttattaatatgacaatattagtttatttttgttattaatgacctattataaatttgtatttttctatttcttatttttgatttaaaattaattttgtgatacatagatttaagaaaataacattataatgtcattatgtttttttattaatttagtttcagaatatatatgtctaatatttgagcataaaatatttatattaaataaaagtaacatattttataaatatgtgtaagCCCATTATTTGTTGatccatttaaatatatttctgcAGACCTAAAACTAAAAGACTCaaatgccattaatgaattttattaatcctttgtaaaaataagtctatttttgaaaaacttaaaacatttattaaGGGTATAATTCAGGATGATTCTAATTTAATGGTATTAATACGAGacttctaatttttttctaaagctACAGCCTACAGCCATAAAAGTCTTAGCCTTCATGCCCTTATCATCACTAATGGTCTCATCAGACGATAATTTTCAAAGTCGTGAGTCATGAGTACAAGACTTATTAATTGTTATACACGTGAAAATATGAAAGAATTTGAATATTGAAATGTCTATgtgaaataaatatatgtgaaaCTCACCGGCGCTATGCATATACagtaattttaatattttgcttCTATATAAATTACACCTTATTTTATCTTTTCCttctttataataagttttctctcgaatatttattttatatgagtACAGTAAAACctttataaactaataatattgaaagtacaccaaaattataaatttttattaatttatagagattattaatttatcgatatattaattgaatcaaaaattcaatttgaaactataaaattatattaatgtatagatttttagtgtgtattaatttatcgagtattaatttaaagaggttatactatattattttctttttgcaagTATAAATTTTGCCTTTATTTAAATTTTCCGATAAAAAAGgttataagttattttataacactaaaaaattatgaaaagtcCTTTTATGAAAAAAAGATTACAAGTCGCATGACTTTGGAAtgatttaagaattttaatttagGAAGGATTATATTGAGCTGCGAAACTGAGAGTATAATTGGATGGTATTGAATTTGTATCTCTCTCATAAACGCTCCATCTTCTCTCATCACCAAACACTTTCAGTTTTTCAGATCTGCAGCTCTGGCGGCTTCCATAGCGTCGGGGCTGTGCTTTCATGTTTGTATATTTTCTCAGTGTGGTTCTTTTTAACATCCGTTttgtatctgttttttttttcatttcttctctgtttcaaTGGTAGACTGTTTGTAAGACGTGGTGTGGTTTGATCTTTTCGTCGCGGTCGGTGGCTTGCTTGATTGATTTTGACCagatctgtatttttttttggtgtatgGTGCTGGTTGATGCCGTCTCTGATGTGGGTTGTTAATTCTTCTATCAGATTTGGTCAAATCTTCTTGTTTGAGTCGTTGGTGGATGGCGTTTTGGTCCTTATGTCTCCCCATAGTTGGGGCTTTAGTCTCTGGGAAGAGGTGGTTCACATAACACAATCTTCAACGGCTTTTATCTTGGAGCTTTGGATTCAAGCTTTCTTCTCTCAGTTTAGTTTCGTTAATGGCGGAGTTCCGGTGGAGGATGCTCACGCTTTCCAGTCGTATTGGGCTTTCATGTGGTGGATGTGTGTTTCCTGTGTGGGCTTAAAAGCTTGTTAAAGTTAATGTATTTATGTTTTGGGCTTTGGTTGGCCTTTTGTGTTTGATGTTAATATTGGGCTTTGTTCATTTTGAACCTAGACCTTTAATAAAATaccagatgacaaaaaaaaaaaattggatggTATTGTAGTAATAAATTTTGGAGTAAATACTTTTTACTCTGAATCCCACTGAAATACATCCAATCAGAATGAAAAAGGTAAGAAATTGTTTCCACTAAGTTGCGCTAGAAAGCAAACTAATTgcttggtttttaatttttattgatttccCACCACCTTTTTACTCTAGAATAATGCAGAGTAAACTAGAGTAACATATGTTgttgaccaaaagaaaaaacaactagagtaatattaaaataattaatgctTTCCACTTTATTTTTTCTCCTATTTACTCTGATTTACTCCGCTGAAGTTTCCAATCGGACCCTGAATGTTACGCATGAACTGAACCATTTATTGAACAAGATGAGAAAAATTAAAGGCGAGTTGCTTACTGAAACTGGATCTTCTTGATCTATTTGATGATTCTCAAAGGCTTTGCAATTGTAGGATTCCTATGACATGGCAGAAGAGCAAGGAGTGATGAAAAATCAatattcaagttttttttatatacaccAGAGTAGAGAATATTCAAGTTCATAAAACAATATCAAGTGTTTTCTCAATCCATTTGCAACTGTAAATTTGTAATCATGTTCgattatatataaacttttactAAGCAGTTGTAATCAAATTCGTATTAGTAATCTACAAAACCGATAGACCAACACAGAACCGGATTTTCATAACAATCGAACActagaaaaaaatacatgtcAAGTTGTCTCAACAAAGAAAGCTCCTGACATCATTTCATCGCCACTGTTTCTCCATAAACGATGACAAAGACCTCGAAAACTGCTTCACAAACGACACCGGTGACGCCTCCTTGTCCACACTCTCCACCTCCTCTTCCTCCCTCCAGAACTTAAGAATAATAAGATTCTCCTCCTCCGTCGACCTCTGCACCACGATCCTCGACGCGTAACCTCTCTTCCTCATCACCAAACAAATCTCAGACGGGTAGTTCGAAGTCAACGTCACCAAGTAGAACCAACCCTTTTCAGAAAGCAAACCATCAACCACAGGCAACACTCTATCGATAACACTCCTCCCGTTCTCCCCTCCCGCCCAAGCAGAGGCTATCCCTTCAACACCAACCTCGTACTCAGGCGTGGGGACATAAGGAGGGTTCACCACCACCACGTCTACACACCCGGCGAGCCTCTCCTCCAGACAAGAAGCTATGTCCGTGCATACAATCTCGGCAGAGACGCCGTGAGCTTGCAGAGTCTCGTTCGTCGCACGTGCGGCGATGGGGTTCGTGTCTGTGCAATGTAATGAACGTTGGGGAGATTGTCTttgaggaggaggatgaggGAAGTGATGACGTATCCGCTTCCGCAGCCGATCTCCATACAGAGTTTAGGGTTGTGGTTTATTAAGTTGGTTTGGTCGGCGAGTAGTGCGTCGACTAGAGCGAATGAGTCGTCGCAGGGGTCGTAGACCTCACGATGCGAGCTCACACGCATGATGTCAGCGGTTCTTGATGACGTCATCTTGGACATTGACAGGCTATAATAATAAACCAGACAGACAGTAGTTAGAAAAAGGTTGGAACTTTGAGAATTGTGTCTTAAAAAgcaaaatcattttaaaaactagaaagtttgaaactttacgATTCATCATCAGACATGAATACGATTTTACGAGAGATTAATCAAAAACAGAGTATCGAAGAAGTTCTAGTAAGAGAAAAGAGAGTTTTTTTTACCCACTGAGGATTGAGGATGATCCCGAGAAAGTGTTAAAGAATCGAGCTTTTGGGTAGTATTCGGGTATCTTCGAGGAGGGTAGATTTCACCGACGGCGACGGTGACGGCGGAATGAATAAGGTTGAGAAAATGCCTTTTGAGTTTCTCTAAATTACACTTTAGCCCCCAAAACTTTCATTATAAATAGGATAATGATTGAATATTCCGTTACATCTAAATATCTAATCAGTTGAGTTAAGAATGGGCCGTGTAATGGGCCTAAAAGCCCTTAATGGGTTAGTACATGTTAGACTATTCGGTAGAGAGTcagccccccccccccccccccccccacccctAGAGATGATGATCGTGATTCGTGAAGATGTACCCCGGTTCATCGCTTTAGATGATAACAACTTTTTTGATTAACCTTCGAGTTCGACTCATTTTAcagtaatttatttttcatagatTCCTCTTCTGATGTTGCGACAGGTCTTCTTCAAAGAGGAAGAAAACATCATTAAAGAAAGGTAAGCATTTTACTGAAACCTTCATGTTGTACTCATTTGAGtatacgaaaaaaaaaaaactattccaAGCTAAGCCAAGTTCACTACCACTGCCACTGTTTTATCCCCGGCGTTCGCTTGATGCCATCAAGTTGATGGGGCGAAACATTTTCCTCTTCGCTAATAACATTAACCCAATAATCACTGGTTTTCCTGAAACCTTCATGTTTTAGTCATTTGGTTACTTTCTAATATTAACAACAGAGtttctttaaaaagaaaaaaaaaacgacagAGTTTATGGGTTttaccctttttttttgtttgcgaTTCTCTATgctctaaaaatatattactaaaaaaataaatctgtaTACTTGATTTAGGAGGTAATTCTTAATTATGGAAACGGAGAAGGAAAATTTTATCTACActggtttataaaaatagatatgaACTATCTATATAAACCCTTGTAATCCgaagaaaaacatttaaaaaaaaaacacaagattaaaatttatttttgaataagaGGAGGATAATCATGAAAACTTTGATGATTTGCTTATTGGTGATTTGTAGTGTCGTGATAATAGGAAATGCAGCAGAAGTGTCGGGTAAGCATTTAGATCCAGGGGTGTTTAACCGTTGCTTGGGTCCTAACCCGCCACCCGGATGTCAGGTTCCCGATTCCAAGGAGAAAACTCGTACACCCGCTCACGACTATCGTCGTGGTTGCCAGAAAAGTCAACATTGCCGTCAAGATTAAAACCTTATGGTGTTAAACTAACATTAACCCAAGAATCCTAATAAGTGATTTCTGATACTATATTTACATATAGACAAAGATTATGCACTCTgtaatatgttattattattattatcattatcatAATCATATCGTTGTACATATTATGTTTCAATTGTCGGACTattttttcaagtatttttttgGCATGCAATTACCAACACAAGTTTGGAATAATGTATTGTGATAAATGTATAGATCAATTACCTTCAAATAATGtaatataaatgtattattcacaaatatttatatcaGTCAAAATAACCATCGAACACTAGAAAAATTCACGATTAACAGATGCTAACATGGCAAGTTGTCTCAACAAAGAAAGCTCCTGACATCATTTCATCGCCACTGTTTCTCCATAAACGATGACAAAGACCTCGAAAACTGCTTCACAAACGACACCGGTGACGCCTCCTTGTCCACACTCGTCGCCAATAAACATTAACCCAATAACCACTTTTTTCATTTGTGATTAAACGAAATTTCTTGTGAATTTGCTGTTTTTACGGACCTCTTAAAGATTGTAGCAAATTAAGAATGCGCTGAGAGTGAGAgatgacaagaagaagaacaaagagaagaagatcagAATGTAACTGATAGCATGAAAAAGAGTAGTATTTGGCatattcagttttaatattataaCTGGGTCGACGTTTATGATCTGCAGGATCTTGTGACCCTGATACCAAAAGATTGTAAGAgcttataatttttatgattattacaatgcatataaataaaatatcagttataaaatttagatGGGAAAAGTCATAAAAAAGAACAAACAGGTTTCTAATAACAACAACACTCCAGGGGGACAATGGTGTCACAGGATAGGCAACTGTGCTCAGCATGACAAAGGCGCAACTGTGCTCAGGAGACTACTACAGAGGCTTAGAATTTACTCAAACATGTATGGGAGAGGTCTTACAGCCATGAACGCATCGACCATCTGattatatagaagaagaaaagaaaaatcaataaaaaaaacgtctaataaaaaaaagaagtttaaaTTAAATCGAACTTTCTTTTTACCTCTTCAGTAACAGCAGCTCGAGCCCTGCGGTGTCTCTCAACAATTTCTATCACAACTTGGATGAGACGATTCTTTACTGTTCCGGTTAACATTCGTCCTTCTCCATACTCCTGAAAACAATGTATTATATCTTTCAATCTCATCAAGCAACTTCATCATTCTCGGTAATGGAAAACTCGAGGCAAGTATATGAAAGCTAATTTACCTTCTTTATGTGTTCAAGTTCGGCATCATCTTCGAGGAAGAAACTCAAATACTGAAACGGTATGTCTTcctgtgaaaaaaaaaaaaaaaaaacagagacttGTTAAAGTTTTCTTATAGCACTAAAACCAATAAGGGATCGGATCAATGTGCCTAAACAAAAGAGAATTTTATCACTCTCCGGATTCTTTTGCAGACTTTCTCCAGCCGGGGCATTCTGATCACTCTCCGTGTATCTTCAAGATCCCTTCGATCAGAAGGAGGGGGCGTAAgccttttaaattttatcatcATGTGATTGATCACCCGGAGTTACTTCTACTGTTGCAGACGCTTGGGCAGGGGCTGAAGTTGTTGGAACTAACCAGTACAAGCTGGTTCGTCGAATGAAGTTACTTAAGCCTGTTCTCAGAGATCTAAATAAGAGGCATTTTAGTGGAATTTCAGGGAGAGTTAAGCAGCAGACTGTGGTTGTTGAAGGTTTACAGCGTGCATTACTAACTCAGCCTGATGGTAGCACAGCATTTGAGGAGCATAGGGAGCGGGCAAAGCTGAATATACTTCTTAATGCGGAACAAAAATTTTATAGGCAGAGATCTCGTGTGCGATGGGCTGATGTGGGTGATAGAAACACCCCCTTCTACCACAAAACAGTGGCTCAAAGGAATGCCGCTAACCATATCCACTACCTGATTGATGAATCTGATCACTTCTTGGGAGGCATTGAGGATATTAAGTCGCACTCATCTGCTTATTTTCAGAGTATTTTGGGTCAAACGGACATGCCTTCCTCGCCGGTTAGTGTTGATATCCTACAAGACCTTCTTACTTTCAGATGCTCTGACCTACAGCATGCTTACCTGAAACGAGAGGTTCTGGAGGCTGAAATCAAAGGCACCATTTTCTCAATGCCTCTTAACAAAAGTCCAGGACCAGATGGTTATTCGGTGGAATTCATTCGAGCTTCTTGGGATATTGTGGGCAGCGATGTGGTCTCTGCCATTGCTGAGTTCTTTCGGAACGGTCGTTTATTAAGAGATCTGAACACGACTTCTATTGCCCTTATCCCAAAGAATGCAGCAGCGTGCAAGCTAAAGGACTACAGGCCTATTAGCTGCTGCAATATTGTCTATAAGGTTATCACTAAGATTATCGCTAACCGGCTCAAACCTATCCTCCAATCTTCTATCAGCCGCAGTCAGTCTGCCTTCCTCAAGGGTCGGTGTCTAGGAGAGAACGTTTTGCTTGCATCCGAGTTGATTAGGAAGTATGAGTCGCCAAACTGTGATCGCAGTAGTATGCTGAAAATAGATATCCGTAAAGCTTTCGATACGGTATGTTGGGACTTTGTTATCAAGATTCTACAGGCGCAAAATTTCCCACCACTCTTCGTGACTTGGATCAGGGAGTGCATCTCCTCCCCGAGGTTCTCCATTGCAATTAATGGTGAGCTTGCTGGGTTCTTCCCTGGTAAGAAAGGGTTGAGACAGGGGGATGCCATATCTCCATACCTCTTTATAATGGTTATGGAGGTGTTGTCTAAACTCTTGGAGAAGGCTGTAGACATGAGACACATTAGGCTTCATCCTTCGTGCTTCACTCCTAAGATTACTCATCTCTTGTTTGCGGATGATCTCCTTGTGTTTTCTGATGGATCCAGACACTCAATAACTGGGGTGAAGGCTGTAATGTCAGGCTTCAAGGAGTGGACAGGCCTTGATATGAATGATGTGAAGTCCGAGATCTTCTTTGGTGGATTTACAAATACTGAGGCAGCAGTGATAAGTGACATCTCTGGCTTTAAAATTGGGACATTCCCAACTCGATATCTTGGTCTCCCGCTTAACCCGAAGAAAATCACTTTCGCTACGCTGCAGCCATTCCTTGAGCGTATCTCCACTAAGCTCAACTCCTGGACTGTTAAGAGCCTATCTTTTGCGGGGAAGATTACTCTAGTATCTTCGGTGATCTATGGGATGGTCAACTTCTGGAGCTCAGTGTTCTCTCTGCCAAAAAGGTTCTACAACAAGGTGGACTCCATGTGCGCTTCTTTTCTCTGGAAAAACAAGACTACTGCAGGTTCTGGCGCTAGAGTGTCATGGGAAAATATTTGCAGGCCTAAGCAGGAAGGAGGGCTTGGTATTAGAAGATTGGAGGAGTTCCAAGCAGTCTTTGAGCTTAAAAGAGTATGGACTTTCTTCTCTGAGTCAGGATCAATTGGGTGGCTTGGCTCAAGAGTAATGTATTTGTTGGCCAAAGTTTCTGGACTGCTGCAGAAGACTCCAGTAGATTCTCCCCTACGGTAAAGCGGATGCTAAAGGTTAGACCTCTTGTGACCGACTTGATGAGGTGTAATATTGGAGATGGGAAAAGTGTGAGCTTTTGGTATGATTGGTGGACTGATTTTGGGCCTCTAGTCTCTATGTTTGGCGAGAGAGGACCGAGGGAGCTGCAGATCCCTCTTGACTCGACGGTTTGCAATGCAACTCAGAATGGGTTCTGGTCACTACCTCCAGCCAGGTCTGAAGAGGCAGAAACACTCCAACTGGTTCTAACCACAATGGAGGCTCCTTTAGATTCGCGTGGAGGGGACAGATTCTTGTGGAGGAATGGTCCTTGTTCTTATTTGCCAAAAATTCTCGTCAAAGGGGACGTGGAACTTCATTCGGCAGGTTTCTCCTACAGTTCCTTGGTCAAAGCTTATCTGGTTCAAGGAGGAGATACCCCGATGTACCTTTGTTACGTGGCTAGCTATTCAAGCAAGGTTGCCAACCCGTGATAGGCTGGTATCTTGGGGAATGAACGTTCCAGCGGCATGTCCTCTCTGCCTGATGGATTGGAAACCATGATCACTTGTTCTTCACATGTGACTTCTCTAAACAGGTTTGGGATTGCTTCACTGGCTGGATGCTGCCTACAACTCCAGCTTCTTTCGACTCCTTGCTGTCTCTCATTGACCACCAGC encodes:
- the LOC108809631 gene encoding uncharacterized protein LOC108809631, whose amino-acid sequence is MNINLWLVALFLVLSLVISSYAASTQPYQFRKLLRSVASPSKSRSGGGGS
- the LOC130504364 gene encoding uncharacterized protein LOC130504364 — encoded protein: MLKVRPLVTDLMRCNIGDGKSVSFWYDWWTDFGPLVSMFGERGPRELQIPLDSTVCNATQNGFWSLPPARSEEAETLQLVLTTMEAPLDSRGGDRFLWRNGPCSYLPKILVKGDVELHSAGFSYSSLVKAYLVQGGDTPMYLCYVASYSSKVWDCFTGWMLPTTPASFDSLLSLIDHQRFVTYRGGRSVLKLLLQVIVYSIWRERNNRIFRQATSPVAAVYAGVDRLMRDRLLSVPPRAEDSFSLLQLFFSIMYSYPP